In Larimichthys crocea isolate SSNF chromosome XI, L_crocea_2.0, whole genome shotgun sequence, the sequence ATGTTCCAGCTGGCTCAATTTTTGTTGCTAGATGATGGAGAAGATATTTTTATTGCGGCTGCACAGGAAGGTTTTGTTTGGGTTAGGGAGACAACTGTCAATGATAGAAGAATTGGAGATGTGGATAGCGACCATGTTACAGTAGAAACAAGCCCACACAGAATagacttgatttgattttgtcacCTTGTGGAATTGGATATGTTTAACAACTTGAACTGGGGGGGAAATGGGGTTAAAGAAAGTTCATTGCTCATTCCAGCTCAAAAATGTACagctattttcattttaaaaatatatcgtagatttaaacatttattaatctaTATAATTTGATGTTATTGTATATTATCCCACTTGCCACTCACACTATGCCTCTTGTGTTCCTATAAACTACTAACTGCACTGTTTCATGTGCTCAACAGcgcagctgatcacctctgtcacaggGGGCACAGGTGTAAAAGTCAACAGCCTTTCCAACATGTTGACTGTACCTCTGATGCCACTCGCAGgacaaaagtatttttttaatattatatttatattgcttATTTTTTATCCCAGTGGTATCAAAGAAAATCATTCTCTTGTGGCTTCCAGCATGGCGATAAatctttagttttattttatgagtGGAGGAAGCATCATCACAAAGTAATACTTAATTACTGTATGAAATAGTTGTTACACTAAACTGTTAACTGTAATCtaagaaacaaacattgtagcaaaaaaagtattttaaatgtgtcataaatCATATATAGGTTCATGtaaagtcattttcttttttattcctgtCACCCTGCATTGGTTTCTTTAATTATGTTCATAGACTTTTTTGAAGTTCTTAATCTGTGATCAAAAATGTGATGTCATCTTCTTAATCCCCTGATTTTTGCTGGTTTTCTCAGAAATGTTGGATCTGCAGGAATACTTTAATCTTCAACCTTTTTTAGCtcaaggaccccttggacgagacaaccttttttctatttttatcctggcttaaataataacttttatatttagtttattcaacttttatttcgCCTTATTAACCtgtttatatactgggttattagcctatatgtgttgaTTTAAATTAATGATTTATGATATGataatttatgatttaaaaaaggtcatgcataattattattggttattaaatgccaagatgATTTCTCAATGATCTGTACACTCACAGTCACCATTATTTTAGcgaaaattgtcaattattatgacaaaaaactagtagaccccctgcagtacctctgtgaACTCCCTAACAGTTTAACTACATTTTATGATCCTTAAAACCTATTCACAGGAATCAAACAtcagtgattttaaagaaaatctcaCAATACATAGTGTCACTTTAGACAtctgagtgttttatttaacattaatacAGTTAAGTTTTAAAGCAGAGTGACAAAGTCAGCTCAGTGGACTGATGAGACTAATTTGTGTGCGTTGGTTTTCATCCTCGTTCAGGGGGCCTCGGGACACGGTGAACAGCGGCAGCTCAGGTGGCGGGTGGGGAGACAAAAAGACGACAAAGAATAGTTAGTGAGACAGACAAATAACCTTTGAATTACTAAATaagtaatatatatttacaatcAGATAAATGACGATGTACGGTAAACGGCAGCGGCTCCggaggcagagaaagacaaaagcatGAGTCAAACTGTGAATCGTACAGTTATCGAATATGTGATATTATATGGATGCATTGAAAATTCTGTCACTTTATTTCTGAATCAGAAGCTCATACTTACCTTTTTTTCCCGTCCACAGCTCCGGGGATGGagtaagagagaagaaagggtgATTAGTAAGCGAgacaaataatatttgaattaaTATGTAAGTGATATTATATCTGATGAGAAGCTTGTACTTACTTTATTTGACTGGTAAGAGAAAAATTGGTTAGTAAGCTTGTTTTGGAATATTTGAATTAATCATATTGCTCAGAAGTTTATACCTACCTGAAGGAGACGGAGCTCCACAAGATGTCGTCTGTTTGGTCAAAGTTTggttgttttggggttttttaaaagctgcatcaagTCTAAAATGCTCCTTTAAGGAGCTTTCTTGGTGGTGAGAGTGGAAGTGGCattgtttaatatttctttacaaCTTTTTGccgtcttcctctctctttctcaccacaCAATTAAGTTGTTAACCTATCCTGCCCTTTGGACGAGGGGTTGACAGCCCTGCCAGTTGCATAGGCTTCCCGCAGCATTTCCGcccaggaggaaagaaaagtcaacCCAGTCGTCGTGTCAAAGCATGGAAGAAGGATTAAaacaaccttaaaaaaaaaaacctcagtgcAAGATGCTACCTTGGTTTGTGGACAGCCCCGCCAGACGCAGAGGCTGTCGGGGGATCTGTTTGCCCAGCCAGACGCAAAGGCCGCCCCACATATTTAAATAACTTAACTAAATTCTAACTAATATAAGTTTGGAACTATTTACATACGGAGACGATGGATGGTCCCAGTGCAAGTCGCTACCtgaatcagaaacagaaacaaagacagcaaagatcaaatatacaaatatttacgTGAAAAGAATATTTGAGGTGTACGAGTCGATGTGCGTTAATGTACCTGGGTTTTTATAACCATCCTCAATCAGAGTCGCTGTCATCAGCAACGTGGCACCTTGGCAGCAGGCCCCTCGTCCTCGGAGTCGCTGTCCTCCCTGCGCCTCCGGCCAGAGGTGCCGAGAACAGGATCCCCTAGGTCAGAAGGTGAGAGACTGTCATTAGATTCCAAAATGTCACCATCAAGATCTgcagaggaggcagaagaggagggagagccAGTGGCAGGAGAAGCggcaggagaagcaggaggggaagcaggaggagaagcaggaggggaagcaggaggagaagcaggaggagaagcaggaggggaagcagaaggagaagcaggagggGAAGCAGGAggggaagcaggaggagaagcaggaggggaagcaggaggaggaagaggaggaggacgaagaaaaggaggaggaggaggaggaagaaggaaatcAGCAGGCGGACCTACATGATCTCCACAAGAGTGAGGGTCAGGATGAAAgaaagcaggagcaggaggaggagggcgaagaagaaaaaaaggaatggCACGGCGACGAGGAAGAGGATGACGAAGGAAAGCAGGAAAAGGGTCATCCTCAAAAGGGTCAGGAAGAACAAAAGGAGGAACATGATCGCCACCGGCCAAGCGATCGGGAGGAGGAAGGCGAGGACGAAAAAGGTGAGCAAGATGAGGGAAGCGAAGACGTTCAGCCTGAACGTGAGGAGCGAAGAAAGGAGCAGCACGggcaggaggaaaaagaagctgctgctgccactgcaccACCGGGTGCAGCAGAGGAGGTCTGCCAACGCCACGGCGAGGCacagcctcagcctcagcctcccGAAGCCGGTCAACCAGCCTGACGACCAGGTCGTCAGGAGGCATCTCGGGATCGGGATACTGAAGGTGAAACGGGccacctgaggaagaagagatggagaacaAAAGTGAGATTCTGATACGCTGCAGCAGATGCATTGCAATCCCtttaagagaaaacaacaataaacgtGACACGTGTAGATACTCGCACATTTTCTGTGGGCAATAACTGCCGGCAcaacatgttaaactgtgtatCTTCCCTCTAATAAGCAGCCTGTGACATTAATAAGGCACCAAAGCGTTGAAGCTGTATTCATTCAGATTTAGTTATGACGTTCAGTACTTCTGTCTCtgctaatttttttttagatttttaggcctttaat encodes:
- the LOC109143072 gene encoding cilia- and flagella-associated protein 251 translates to KQKEKQEGKQEGKQEEKQEGKQEEEEEEDEEKEEEEEEEGNQQADLHDLHKSEGQDERKQEQEEEGEEEKKEWHGDEEEDDEGKQEKGHPQKGQEEQKEEHDRHRPSDREEEGEDEKGEQDEGSEDVQPEREERRKEQHGQEEKEAAAATAPPGAAEEVCQRHGEAQPQPQPPEAGQPA